Within the Devosia lucknowensis genome, the region AACCTGCCGGTCGCGACGGTGATCGACAATATCCATACCCTCACCGCCCGGGCCTACAGCGTCAGCCATTTTACCCGCTGGCAGGGCGACAGCGTCGACCAGGTCTGGGTCAAGGCGCTCGCCGAGGATGGCGAACCGGCTGCCGATATCCTGGGGGCACTCCCGGCGACGGCAGCATCTCATCCCATTCCGGGCATGGATGGCAGCACCTGCACGGGACAATTCGGCGTCGCCGGCCCGTGGCACGAGCGGCTGTTCCACTTTTCCATCGGCAATGCCGCTTCGGCAGGCGCCGAGCTGCAGTCCGAGCTCTTCGTGGCACGCGCCGACGCCCCTGCGGCCATCGCGGCCTTGCACGCCGTGCAGGACCAGTTCTCACCCGCGCTTTTCGTTTCGGAGATTCGCTCGGTCGCCGCCGACGACCTGTGGCTGAGCTCGGCCTGCAGGCAGGACACGATCGGCTTCCATTTCACCTGGAAGCCCGATTGGGACACCACGATCGCTGCGGTCGGTGTTGCGGAACGTGCCCTCGCGCCCTTCGCGCCACGCCCGCATTGGGCCAAGCTCTTCACTCTGGCGCCTGATGTCGTGCGCTCACGTTATCCCAGGATGCCCGAATTCAAGGCGCTGGCAGACCGGATGGACCCAGAGGGCAAATTCCGCAACGACTTCGTTACAGACCTGCTGTTCGCCTGATCACTGCGTGGTGGGCGAGGCGTCGACCGGTGCATCGGCAGTGATGACGCTGCGTCCGAACACGCCCGACGTCCTGGGCACGAGCCGCACCACCGAATAGCCGCGCGCCTCCAGATCGGCCAGGAAGCCGGGCAGCATGTCGACGGTGCGCTGGTGAATGTCGTGGAACAGGATGATGCCGCTGCCGCGCGCATCGAGCCGCTCCAGCGTCCGCGTGGTGACGACTTCAGCGGTGTCCTTGAAATAATCCTTGCTGTCGATATCGACGTCGAGAACGACCATGTCCCCCTGCAGCAGCGTCGTGCGCAGATAGCCCGTCTGCGAAAGATAGGGAAACCTAAAGAATGGCGACAAGCGCTCCGGACCAAGGGCCGCCGCTACGGCCGCCTCGCCGCGCGCGATCTCGTCGATCGCGGCCTGCCGGTCGAGCTGTGTCAGGTCGGTATGGTCATAGGTGTGACTGCCCACCGTATGGCCGCGCCGGGCGACTTCTTGTGCCAGCGCCGGATTGGCCTTGGCGGCTGAGCCAAGCATCAGGAACGTGGCCTTGACGCCATAACGATCGAGCGCATCGAGGATGCGAGGCGTCTTGCCCGCGCGCGGTCCATCGTCGAATGTCAGGACGACTTCACCGGGCCGGAGAATGATATCGGCTGTGGTCGCCACTTCGAGCGTACGACCAGCGAGTTGGCTGGACGAAAAGATGCGGTTCGGCATGGGTTGCGAATACCGGGCTGACGCCGTCTGAACGACACTGGCGGTGGTGGTCATGTCGGCCGCTGCCGCGACGTCGGTGTGGCGAATGGGCTTGGCGCATCCGGCAAAGCCAATTCCCAGGAGCCCAACGGCAAGAACCATACGCAACAAACGCAAGTGAGCACCTTCAACGCCAAATCAACAGCGCTCACAATTTGCGATTATGGTTAATAATCCCCTCGCGAAAACTTAAGGACTACTTACCGGCGCCAGTTTTGGCGCGGCGTCCCAAGGTGTCGAGAGCACTCAAAAATGCCGATCGATCCGCCGGCCTGAAACCGGGATTGTAGCCCTGGATTTCTCCGGTCTCGCGCAGATGCTGCTTGAGGTCGCGCATGGCCAGCGCCATGCCGATGGATGCCGTGGTGAAGGGCTTGCCGGTAAAGCCCAGCACGTGACAGCCCTTGTCGATGGCGCGGCTCGCCAGCGGAATATCGGCGGTGAGGACGATGTCGTTGGGTTGGGCCTGCTCGACGATCCAGTCATCGGCTGCGTCCGCTCCCGATGGCACGACCACGACACGGACCATGGGATCGCGCGACGGACGGACACCCCCATTGCTGACAAAGGTAATGACCAGACCCAGACGCTCCGCCACCCGCCTGGCCTCGTCCTTGACCGGGCAGGCATCCGCGTCGACGAAGATGGCAGGGTCAGGCATGTCCATTTTAGCTACCACAAAAAACCCCCACCCGGCCTCCCCCTGAAGAAGGGGGAGGAGCGGCGCCGACGGGAGACAAGACACCGAAGCCAACTCGATAGATCCCCTCCCCCTTCTTCAGGGGGAGGCTGGGTGGGGGTGGCTCAGTAGACAACCACCGAGCGGATGCTTTCGCCCGAATGCATCATGTCGAAACCCTTGTTGATGTCTTCGAGGCGCAGCGTATGGGTGATCATGGGATCGATCTCGATCTTGCCGTCGAGGTACCAGTCGACGATCTTGGGCACATCGGTACGGCCCTTGGCCCCACCAAATGCCGTGCCCATCCAGGTACGTCCGGTCACCAGCTGGAACGGCCGGGTCGCGATCTCCTGCCCTGCCCCGGCCACGCCGATCACCACCGACTTGCCCCAGCCGCGATGGGCGCATTCGAGCGCCTGACGCATAACCTTGGTGTTACCGGTGCAATCGAACGTATAGTCCGCCCCGCCGATCAGGTCGCCACGGCGTTTCGTGAGATTGACGATATGGGGCACGACGTCTTCGCCGATCTCGGTCGGGTTGACGAAGTGGGTCATGCCGAAACGCTCGCCCCACTCCTTCTTGCCATTGTTGATGTCGACGCCGATGATCATATCGGCACCGGCGAGGCGCAGGCCCTGAATGACGTTGAGGCCGATGCCACCGAGCCCGAAGACCACCGCCGTCGCGCCGATTTCCACCTTGGCCGTGTTGATCACCGCGCCGATGCCCGTCGTCACGCCGCACCCGACATAGCAAACCTTGTCGAAGGCAGCAGCCGGATCGATCTTGGCGACGGCAATCTCCGGCATGACGGTGTAGTTCGAGAAGGTCGAGCAGCCCATATAGTGATGGATCGGCTTGCCCTCGAAGGAAAAGCGGGAGGTTCCATCCGGCATGAGGCCCTGCCCCTGCGTGGCACGGATGGCGGTGCACAGATTGGTCTTGCCCGAGCGACAGGAATAGCACTCGCGGCATTCCGGAGTGTAGAGCGGAATGACGTGGTCACCCTTCTTGACGGAAGTGACGCCCGCACCGACGTCGACCACAACGCCCGCGCCTTCATGACCGAGAATAGCCGGAAACAGGCCCTCGGGGTCGGCGCCCGAAAGCGTGAAATCGTCGGTATGGCAAAGGCCCGTGGCCTTGATCTCGATGAGGACTTCTCCGGCCTTGGGTCCTTCCAGGTCAACCTCGACGATCTCGAGCGGTTTTCCGGCGGCGAAGGCGACGGCGGCACGGGTCTTCATCAGGCACTTCCTTATGCTAGTTCGGCGCGAACATCGCATGCGGCCCCAGTGCGTCGCAACCTCTAGCCGCCGCCTCCCCCGCCCAAACTCATCATCACGTTGACCGCCGAAGCCAGGATGATCGTGTTGTAGAGGTGGGAGAAGACGAGGTGTACCCCGACCTGTCTGCGCATGGCGTTGGAGGTGACCTTGGTGTCAGACGTCGCGACCGACGTACCGACCGTGTACGAGAAATACATGAACGCCGTGCCATCGGGACGGTCGGAACCGGGGAAGTCGAGGCCTCCTTCGAGATCAGAGTTGCCTTTCCCGCCCGTGCCAGAAGCCTGGTAGTATTCATAGGCATAATGGAGCGCGCCCATCGCCTGCACGGTGAACCACCCCAGGAGAACGGAGGCGAGGCTGATCGCCACTTCGACCGGGTCGGGCCGCTCCCCGCTGTTGAGCGCCAGAAACAGGGAAATCAGCGACGCAACGACCACGATCACCACGATCAGGAAAATGCCGACGGCCGGTGTGTCTTCCTCCCGCGCATGATCCTGCAGGTAGTCGGCCGTGAGGTAAGGCAGCTTGATGAAGGTCAGTACCAGAAACGTCAGGAACAGCACGTTCGAGGAGAGACCGACCGTGTAGGCGGGCAGCCAGAACACGGTTGCCAGCAGCGTCAGCGCGCCGAGCACCATGCTGACCTTGAACTGCGCATGCCGCGGCATGATCTTGTCCACGGCCAATCGCTTGCTCGACATGTCCTCACCACGCGTTCGTCCAGAGGTCAGGTCAACGCCAGCCAAGGCAGTTGGCTCCGCCCACAACACCGATGTTCAGCTGCCGACG harbors:
- a CDS encoding YaiI/YqxD family protein, which encodes MPDPAIFVDADACPVKDEARRVAERLGLVITFVSNGGVRPSRDPMVRVVVVPSGADAADDWIVEQAQPNDIVLTADIPLASRAIDKGCHVLGFTGKPFTTASIGMALAMRDLKQHLRETGEIQGYNPGFRPADRSAFLSALDTLGRRAKTGAGK
- a CDS encoding polysaccharide deacetylase family protein — encoded protein: MRLLRMVLAVGLLGIGFAGCAKPIRHTDVAAAADMTTTASVVQTASARYSQPMPNRIFSSSQLAGRTLEVATTADIILRPGEVVLTFDDGPRAGKTPRILDALDRYGVKATFLMLGSAAKANPALAQEVARRGHTVGSHTYDHTDLTQLDRQAAIDEIARGEAAVAAALGPERLSPFFRFPYLSQTGYLRTTLLQGDMVVLDVDIDSKDYFKDTAEVVTTRTLERLDARGSGIILFHDIHQRTVDMLPGFLADLEARGYSVVRLVPRTSGVFGRSVITADAPVDASPTTQ
- a CDS encoding FAD-binding protein — protein: MRAYSDTVAPVRNWAGNITFSAATIAYPETIEQLQAIVQAAQKVRVLGFGHSFNRIADTPDTLVSLRNLQRRIEIDSDARTVTIDGGASYADIAPALHAAGFALANVASLPNITIAGAVVTATHGSGDSNRNLAAAVRGLRLVTASGDIVSLSRGDADFAGAVVSLGALGVIAEMTLDLVPTFDIRQTVYLNLPVATVIDNIHTLTARAYSVSHFTRWQGDSVDQVWVKALAEDGEPAADILGALPATAASHPIPGMDGSTCTGQFGVAGPWHERLFHFSIGNAASAGAELQSELFVARADAPAAIAALHAVQDQFSPALFVSEIRSVAADDLWLSSACRQDTIGFHFTWKPDWDTTIAAVGVAERALAPFAPRPHWAKLFTLAPDVVRSRYPRMPEFKALADRMDPEGKFRNDFVTDLLFA
- a CDS encoding S-(hydroxymethyl)glutathione dehydrogenase/class III alcohol dehydrogenase encodes the protein MKTRAAVAFAAGKPLEIVEVDLEGPKAGEVLIEIKATGLCHTDDFTLSGADPEGLFPAILGHEGAGVVVDVGAGVTSVKKGDHVIPLYTPECRECYSCRSGKTNLCTAIRATQGQGLMPDGTSRFSFEGKPIHHYMGCSTFSNYTVMPEIAVAKIDPAAAFDKVCYVGCGVTTGIGAVINTAKVEIGATAVVFGLGGIGLNVIQGLRLAGADMIIGVDINNGKKEWGERFGMTHFVNPTEIGEDVVPHIVNLTKRRGDLIGGADYTFDCTGNTKVMRQALECAHRGWGKSVVIGVAGAGQEIATRPFQLVTGRTWMGTAFGGAKGRTDVPKIVDWYLDGKIEIDPMITHTLRLEDINKGFDMMHSGESIRSVVVY
- a CDS encoding DUF1345 domain-containing protein; this translates as MAGVDLTSGRTRGEDMSSKRLAVDKIMPRHAQFKVSMVLGALTLLATVFWLPAYTVGLSSNVLFLTFLVLTFIKLPYLTADYLQDHAREEDTPAVGIFLIVVIVVVASLISLFLALNSGERPDPVEVAISLASVLLGWFTVQAMGALHYAYEYYQASGTGGKGNSDLEGGLDFPGSDRPDGTAFMYFSYTVGTSVATSDTKVTSNAMRRQVGVHLVFSHLYNTIILASAVNVMMSLGGGGGG